The Fibrobacter sp. UWB5 genome has a window encoding:
- a CDS encoding arabinofuranosidase catalytic domain-containing protein: MKYNSFLTVLALVAPTMVLAKEGPCDIYAKANTPCVAAHSLTRALFGEYNGNLYQVRRADGATKDIPLEEKGGYVNSSVQDEFCKGSRCTISIIYDQSEYKNDLKKSPVVYWLKEGGKEAIADKAPIYINGRKAYGFYRDAWSATGYRNNNTKGVATGDEEESMYMVVDGRHYNDLCCFNYGNAETTGNDDGPGTMECIYFGSDKDWGGPGQGNGPWVAADLEDGVFKGNDAGWQWGKTHTTPWPDALSIEADYVTAMLKGPNDGTFKLKGGSAQKGTLNTMWDGPRKRGYSPRKLQGAIVLGNGGDGSDGGAGTFFEGVMTIGNPPDSVDDLVQANIVAAGYGSKIDIFKKVEIEPFKDTLTIPGKIEVENYDKGGNGRGFLDSDIENENSLYRDDNAGLDSAEGAIIYGWGYADDWLRYTVKASKNDSLTLTARVASPSDSTFFSVLVDEKKVVTVMVPNTGDWKTFETVVVSVPAIAEGAHVLKIKIDKPYFNLDWIEFTIAKSTTQMPRFKSNFTSTPQTATVYDVLGNRVITFRADEKTIYRAWDKVRMNLPNGIYVIKTNNKIVRAVKTK, translated from the coding sequence ATGAAATACAATTCATTTTTGACAGTGCTGGCGCTTGTGGCGCCCACCATGGTCTTGGCCAAAGAAGGCCCCTGTGACATTTACGCAAAGGCAAACACCCCGTGCGTGGCGGCGCATAGTTTGACGCGCGCGCTTTTCGGGGAGTATAATGGCAACCTGTACCAGGTTCGTCGAGCCGATGGAGCCACTAAAGATATTCCGCTCGAAGAAAAGGGCGGGTATGTCAATTCCTCGGTGCAAGACGAATTCTGCAAAGGTTCCAGGTGTACCATCTCGATCATTTACGACCAGTCGGAATACAAGAACGACCTGAAAAAATCGCCCGTGGTATACTGGCTTAAAGAAGGCGGTAAAGAGGCGATTGCGGACAAGGCTCCCATTTACATTAACGGGCGCAAGGCTTATGGCTTTTATCGCGACGCCTGGTCTGCCACCGGTTACCGCAATAACAATACCAAAGGTGTAGCCACCGGCGACGAAGAAGAATCCATGTACATGGTCGTTGACGGCAGACATTACAACGACTTGTGCTGTTTCAACTACGGAAATGCAGAAACAACCGGTAACGATGACGGCCCTGGAACCATGGAATGCATCTACTTCGGAAGCGACAAGGACTGGGGCGGTCCAGGACAAGGAAACGGTCCGTGGGTTGCCGCCGACTTGGAAGACGGCGTATTCAAGGGAAACGATGCTGGTTGGCAATGGGGCAAGACCCATACAACACCGTGGCCAGACGCACTTTCTATTGAAGCAGACTATGTGACCGCCATGCTCAAAGGACCGAATGACGGAACGTTCAAGCTCAAGGGCGGCAGCGCTCAAAAAGGAACCCTCAACACCATGTGGGACGGACCGCGCAAAAGAGGCTACAGCCCACGCAAGCTGCAAGGCGCCATCGTGCTCGGCAATGGCGGTGACGGCAGCGACGGCGGTGCAGGAACGTTCTTCGAAGGTGTGATGACCATCGGAAACCCGCCCGATTCCGTTGACGATTTGGTACAGGCAAACATCGTTGCCGCCGGTTACGGAAGCAAAATTGACATTTTCAAAAAAGTCGAAATTGAACCGTTCAAAGATACACTTACCATCCCCGGAAAAATCGAAGTCGAGAACTATGATAAAGGCGGCAACGGCCGCGGATTCCTGGACAGCGATATCGAAAACGAAAACAGCCTCTACCGCGATGACAACGCAGGCCTCGACAGCGCAGAAGGCGCCATCATTTACGGCTGGGGTTATGCCGATGACTGGTTACGTTACACGGTAAAAGCGTCCAAGAACGACTCGCTCACGCTCACGGCGCGCGTCGCCTCCCCAAGCGATAGCACATTCTTCTCCGTACTCGTTGACGAGAAAAAAGTCGTCACCGTGATGGTCCCGAATACCGGCGACTGGAAGACGTTTGAAACGGTTGTGGTTTCCGTGCCCGCAATTGCAGAAGGTGCGCATGTGCTAAAAATAAAGATTGACAAGCCGTACTTCAATCTCGACTGGATTGAATTTACAATCGCAAAATCCACCACCCAAATGCCGAGATTCAAAAGCAACTTCACTTCAACACCACAAACGGCTACCGTATATGACGTTCTCGGAAATCGCGTTATCACTTTCCGTGCAGATGAAAAGACGATATATAGAGCATGGGATAAAGTTCGTATGAATCTTCCCAACGGAATTTATGTCATCAAAACGAACAATAAAATTGTCCGAGCAGTAAAGACAAAATAA
- a CDS encoding fumarate hydratase, with protein sequence MAFKYEATVQHGEDTTEYVNLGKDGVTVAEFEGKKILKVSKEALTKIAQAAFEEVEFCLRPAHTAKVAKILQDPEASDNDKFVALTMLKNACVAAKGILPFCQDTGTAICVAHKGQQVWTGFDDAEAISEGVYNAYTTKNLRYSQIAPLTMYEEKNTGCNLPAQIDIHAEEGAEMKFLFVAKGGGSANKTYYWPMTKALLNPKSLEKFLAEKVKTLGTAACPPYHLAIVIGGTSAEMNTHMVKLASCGYLDDIPTSGSEGGRIFRDLEMEEKVLHICQKTGIGAQFGGKYLVHDVRVIRAPRHAASCPVSIGVSCSADRNIKAKIDENGLWLEKMEHHPENYIPAGNAVNLAPAVEIDLDRPMKEVLADLTKYPVKTRLSLKGTMIVARDMAHAKIAEIFDKQERGEELTDEEKTVLKVVSDHPIYYAGPAKTPAGMPTGSFGPTTANRMDPYVMRFQSKGASMIMVAKGNRSQDVTDACKKYGGFFLGSIGGPAAILAEQNILSNDIVAFPELGMEAIRKITIKDFPAFILVDDKGNNFFEGLI encoded by the coding sequence ATGGCATTCAAGTACGAAGCGACCGTGCAGCACGGTGAAGATACTACCGAATACGTAAACCTCGGCAAAGACGGCGTGACCGTCGCCGAATTCGAAGGCAAGAAGATCCTCAAGGTTTCCAAGGAAGCTTTGACCAAGATCGCCCAGGCAGCCTTTGAAGAAGTCGAATTCTGCCTGCGCCCGGCCCACACGGCCAAGGTCGCCAAGATTCTCCAGGATCCGGAAGCTTCGGATAACGACAAGTTTGTGGCCCTCACTATGCTCAAGAACGCCTGCGTGGCCGCCAAGGGCATCCTCCCCTTCTGCCAGGACACCGGTACGGCTATTTGCGTTGCCCACAAGGGCCAGCAGGTCTGGACAGGCTTTGACGACGCCGAAGCCATTTCGGAAGGCGTCTACAACGCCTACACCACCAAGAACCTTCGCTACAGCCAGATTGCACCGCTCACCATGTACGAAGAAAAGAACACGGGTTGCAACCTCCCGGCTCAGATCGACATCCACGCCGAAGAAGGTGCCGAAATGAAGTTCTTGTTCGTCGCTAAGGGCGGTGGCTCTGCCAACAAGACTTACTACTGGCCCATGACCAAGGCGCTCCTCAACCCCAAGTCCTTGGAAAAGTTCCTCGCTGAAAAGGTGAAGACGCTCGGTACTGCGGCATGCCCTCCGTACCACCTCGCTATCGTGATTGGCGGAACCTCTGCCGAAATGAACACCCACATGGTGAAGCTCGCTAGCTGCGGCTACCTCGACGATATTCCGACCAGCGGTTCCGAAGGCGGCCGCATTTTCCGCGACCTCGAAATGGAAGAAAAGGTTCTGCACATTTGCCAGAAGACAGGCATTGGCGCCCAGTTCGGCGGCAAGTACCTGGTGCACGATGTTCGCGTGATCCGCGCTCCGCGTCATGCTGCTAGCTGCCCGGTTTCTATCGGCGTGAGCTGCTCTGCTGACCGAAACATCAAGGCAAAGATTGACGAAAACGGCCTCTGGCTCGAAAAGATGGAACACCATCCGGAAAACTACATCCCGGCTGGCAACGCCGTGAACCTCGCTCCGGCAGTTGAAATCGATCTCGACCGCCCGATGAAGGAAGTGCTCGCCGACCTCACCAAGTATCCGGTGAAGACTCGCCTCAGCCTCAAGGGCACGATGATTGTGGCCCGCGACATGGCTCACGCAAAGATTGCCGAAATCTTCGACAAGCAGGAACGCGGCGAAGAACTCACCGACGAAGAAAAGACCGTGCTCAAGGTCGTGTCTGACCACCCGATTTACTACGCTGGCCCGGCCAAGACTCCGGCAGGCATGCCCACGGGTAGCTTCGGCCCGACGACGGCCAACCGCATGGACCCGTACGTGATGCGCTTCCAGAGCAAGGGTGCTTCGATGATCATGGTCGCGAAGGGCAACCGCTCTCAGGACGTGACTGACGCTTGCAAGAAGTACGGTGGATTCTTCCTCGGCTCTATCGGCGGTCCGGCAGCCATCCTCGCTGAACAGAACATCCTCAGCAACGATATCGTGGCTTTCCCGGAACTCGGCATGGAAGCCATCCGCAAGATCACCATCAAGGACTTCCCCGCCTTCATCCTTGTGGATGACAAGGGCAACAACTTCTTCGAAGGATTGATTTAA
- a CDS encoding glycoside hydrolase family 9 protein, which translates to MPKTKCLVFAMLIAMSAVTAMAATQEQPTPYDLLRPIFPLTWDSTVFDKFDTTVTIKHNMVPKNRTPASYMPNVLIPDTLNQAYLDAMNTHISPIRVNQAGYLEKDPEKQFFYVGNASTFEVVDIDGKSLDPKVTGTFQPSTKTTSSTWRIIAGTNAATQDKLRYEVNITGPSGTIQIGHIPPGVPTKTRLRIKVGNELSSTFIVSDEVYSMVRNAALKFYGINRSGNSESWFHPPSHTLDGMGALAKITGEGDAGVQFISGVNEAMAGTLAGGFYDCGDHLKESQTQMFAMAVAAVMTATNPDADDDVYAFNHGETVNTDGIPDMLREVKHAADFVLKAYVRAKGVIDDMALSVGDFQPDHMWWGRPETQDKLPMDSSKGDPAISRGGPLTRHVRLGEIGSSVAGETAAGLAILARSYAEYDKPFADSCLMVAKKMYEFGKNIATGKTAGYKYNTTPLFNTPAYNGSTIFHDDMALGAVGLLYATKDTTYLYDIAENPALRGDQGKQDFAYGNPYGYFRGGWFTFKQASFFKDGANTDWASTFTFALYAFYKLILKDEATAASYGISNDRRLEYVEDLAYTMATNVSAVSYTDGATESIVLPKGGGWTSDGTVKYEPIWYTMKTQQEWIYNRYQLGNTIDVFTYADVTKDLEGVALPQNGVQNWKSDEMFQLGINQLNYMLGMNPWDVSFIYGIGDKNDAHPHHRASNPEGKNMPGASYKYRPPVGALFGGVRADLPWDPEGKGGSSKASWDNYKISEACLDASAVLIGSTMLVAQKSDRTVAPDVNVEIRHVSADSAIVVVKLSKRGTSTIYYGTSETAMTETAVPDSDAAGVRHEIILRGLQPGTGYYFYVVGANVYNPDNKTSKYMVDSTKTPFSFTTLNTVESAQITNVTVCNLFGDSAEIMWYTPNGEYESKIYWDTVPHTNPSDYAFNSGAGNADVSGIPTKFHYVKIGGLKEQTTYYYMVESNGQRTNVNDKTGDMLKFTTPVMWYDFSVRAYQYMDNGLDALDLNIYNNESRPFDSLELRLYFTATPEEVENCAFLVDTDILQAYDESGFNHPLLDKNGNDVGNTVRMLMRDAQPVPLPDTYDPATGKKSYYFPVPLGPTEMKSASRIRLDFDFSYGLTNDGVHCETLRQRQKKKLDVSTGDWSWAPHKFLVDGADYVGMPVESKDYGDFDTDIPINQFITVYRKNEFIWGYSPSHQEMTTKRAHYEMDVHFDAPFNVSDGSYVQIDQTSSTVYVRGYAQVSEQGYITRIWANGQEIKTYIQRHGDEIFLIDAENNVDIAHYNVTSGNGAIDSTGLWTLNIPVKMKIGSNKIDLTIFAGANPECEECAENGGCAFINRNYYVQFTRGNMTQSSLTIKDEAGNPVTSPADPSKTRFYVYLNDKDKAGSSAPVEVLIVNNKKSDTLKVKMVEDASNPGSFKSAFAITATSVAPEARNGNQISFFAGDTIQVIYVDPDDEEDVSKQSFYAEAKYPEPTKVLAQDTDCDNVADKLLVEFSNTLISDYSFDSIRVFLPGMADTVTLKVDASKALNKSEVQVDLPATLGIAENAAPSGKATVYLKAEGATNATKVAIGDGIMPQLLSVTILENEGHEYPEDTLMVAFTEPVILASETEWPLEVVGATGAVFSVVGRATTSNDGKSWMFALSGNTNGQFIKEGVTVTVKPNSVADNAYNLLDPSLACKTVKVVETPRPVPVTLAEMRDNEGDGYADELYMKFAKKLRDKDMLDSFVVEWGLKGEIRNLKPEWEHTFEFGERWEKVSSVDSSGATPVVKIDSVLKNDTVSVITIKFNTVNGFARGATTGPYGTYGRVTPRLGPEGGFFDKFYPVVDKCPPIIMTAVWQGFDVDDDSYGSRDYVTLTLSEPLDTVAGHPYVVERSRDGSAGVFFNPSRNPNLSVTYLTNSTTVKLGYRHKYDEAIWIADSVRLISDIETGYFKDMAGQYPGYATPWVPVTGTVSNIKFTITAVDGVTKSRNPDSIYYGGIPLDPNVNFRLTTLNKNEETIVIAEGDSKLHDVFSAPIRGYRNAGPTFMIEIALPDVLDKTELGEAKRDYKVNLEMDIFSNLGHYVNKATYSFMSSTMQEYISAASTMTLYLEWCAPEDYPVSASGKKIGTGPYIAKFNTEAKSDYLPAKADDGDRTEALKDSDTFTRTFGFRRAKK; encoded by the coding sequence GTGCCTAAAACGAAGTGTCTTGTGTTTGCGATGCTTATCGCAATGTCTGCCGTGACTGCCATGGCGGCAACTCAGGAACAACCTACTCCTTACGACTTGCTCCGTCCGATTTTCCCACTTACATGGGATAGCACTGTATTTGACAAGTTTGACACAACGGTTACGATAAAGCACAACATGGTGCCCAAGAACCGCACCCCGGCCTCTTACATGCCGAATGTCCTTATTCCCGATACCTTGAACCAGGCTTACCTGGATGCCATGAACACGCATATCTCCCCGATTCGTGTGAACCAGGCCGGTTATTTGGAAAAGGACCCTGAAAAGCAATTCTTCTATGTGGGTAACGCATCTACTTTCGAAGTGGTGGATATCGATGGTAAATCCCTGGATCCGAAGGTAACGGGTACATTCCAGCCCAGCACTAAGACGACTTCTTCTACTTGGCGTATCATTGCTGGTACCAATGCGGCAACTCAAGATAAACTGCGCTACGAAGTTAACATTACAGGTCCTTCGGGAACCATTCAAATTGGACATATTCCGCCAGGGGTTCCCACCAAGACCCGTCTTCGCATTAAAGTCGGGAATGAACTTTCTAGTACGTTCATTGTAAGTGATGAAGTTTATTCCATGGTTCGCAATGCCGCTCTTAAGTTCTACGGAATCAACCGTAGCGGTAATAGCGAATCCTGGTTCCACCCGCCAAGCCATACTTTGGATGGCATGGGCGCTCTTGCGAAGATTACCGGAGAGGGAGACGCAGGTGTTCAATTTATTTCGGGCGTCAACGAGGCTATGGCAGGAACGTTGGCTGGTGGCTTCTATGACTGCGGCGACCACTTGAAGGAATCCCAGACGCAGATGTTTGCCATGGCGGTCGCCGCCGTGATGACGGCTACGAACCCCGATGCCGACGATGACGTTTACGCCTTTAACCATGGTGAAACGGTGAATACCGACGGTATTCCGGACATGTTACGCGAAGTAAAACATGCTGCTGATTTTGTCCTTAAAGCCTATGTACGAGCCAAGGGCGTGATTGATGATATGGCACTTTCGGTGGGTGATTTCCAACCTGACCATATGTGGTGGGGTCGTCCGGAAACCCAGGACAAGTTGCCAATGGATTCGAGCAAGGGGGACCCGGCTATAAGCAGAGGTGGTCCTTTAACTAGACACGTTCGCTTGGGGGAAATTGGTTCTTCTGTTGCTGGTGAAACGGCTGCGGGCCTCGCTATTTTGGCTAGGAGTTATGCCGAATATGATAAACCCTTTGCCGATAGCTGCTTGATGGTTGCTAAAAAGATGTATGAATTCGGAAAAAATATTGCTACTGGTAAAACAGCAGGGTATAAGTACAATACGACTCCTCTTTTTAACACCCCGGCATATAACGGTTCTACCATTTTCCATGACGACATGGCTCTTGGTGCAGTAGGTTTGCTCTACGCCACCAAGGATACGACCTACCTTTACGATATCGCTGAAAACCCCGCATTGCGCGGAGATCAAGGCAAACAAGACTTTGCCTATGGTAATCCTTATGGATACTTCCGTGGTGGGTGGTTCACCTTCAAACAGGCCAGTTTCTTTAAAGATGGTGCCAATACGGACTGGGCGAGTACCTTCACGTTTGCCTTGTATGCGTTCTATAAATTGATCCTTAAAGATGAAGCGACTGCAGCTTCTTACGGTATTAGCAACGATAGACGTTTGGAATATGTAGAAGATTTGGCTTATACTATGGCTACCAACGTGTCTGCGGTTTCTTACACTGATGGCGCGACAGAATCCATCGTTTTGCCGAAGGGTGGTGGATGGACTTCGGATGGTACGGTGAAATACGAACCCATCTGGTACACAATGAAAACCCAGCAGGAGTGGATTTACAACCGTTACCAGTTGGGCAACACGATTGACGTTTTTACTTACGCTGATGTGACGAAGGACTTGGAAGGTGTGGCACTTCCTCAAAATGGTGTTCAAAACTGGAAGTCTGACGAAATGTTCCAGTTGGGCATTAACCAGTTGAACTACATGCTAGGCATGAACCCCTGGGATGTTTCGTTTATTTATGGTATTGGTGACAAAAACGATGCTCACCCGCACCACCGTGCCTCAAACCCCGAAGGCAAGAACATGCCAGGGGCCTCTTACAAGTACAGACCCCCTGTTGGAGCTTTATTTGGTGGCGTTAGGGCAGACCTACCGTGGGACCCTGAAGGTAAAGGTGGTTCAAGTAAAGCGAGTTGGGATAATTATAAAATTTCTGAAGCTTGTCTTGATGCGTCTGCGGTACTCATTGGAAGTACGATGTTGGTCGCTCAAAAATCTGATAGAACCGTAGCTCCTGATGTTAACGTGGAAATCCGCCACGTGAGTGCGGACTCAGCCATTGTGGTGGTCAAACTTTCAAAACGTGGAACTTCGACCATTTACTACGGCACTAGCGAAACTGCAATGACCGAGACAGCTGTTCCTGATAGCGATGCGGCGGGAGTGCGTCATGAAATTATTTTGCGTGGCTTGCAACCGGGAACGGGGTACTACTTCTATGTTGTGGGTGCAAACGTTTACAATCCGGACAACAAGACCTCCAAGTACATGGTCGATAGCACCAAGACTCCGTTTAGCTTTACCACGCTCAATACGGTGGAAAGCGCCCAGATTACGAACGTGACCGTGTGTAACCTGTTTGGCGACAGTGCCGAAATCATGTGGTACACCCCGAACGGCGAATACGAATCCAAGATTTATTGGGATACGGTTCCGCATACGAACCCCTCTGATTATGCCTTTAACAGTGGCGCAGGCAATGCCGATGTGTCTGGCATTCCGACCAAGTTCCACTACGTAAAAATCGGTGGTCTTAAGGAACAGACGACTTACTATTACATGGTCGAAAGTAACGGACAGCGCACCAATGTAAACGATAAGACGGGTGATATGCTCAAGTTCACCACGCCGGTAATGTGGTACGACTTTAGCGTCCGTGCCTACCAGTATATGGACAACGGGCTCGATGCCTTGGATCTCAATATTTACAATAACGAATCAAGGCCGTTCGATAGTCTTGAATTGCGTTTGTACTTTACGGCTACGCCCGAAGAAGTTGAAAATTGCGCCTTCCTTGTGGATACGGACATTTTGCAGGCTTACGACGAATCCGGCTTTAACCATCCGCTCCTCGACAAGAACGGAAATGACGTCGGTAATACGGTCCGCATGCTTATGAGAGATGCCCAGCCGGTACCGCTGCCCGATACCTACGATCCGGCAACGGGCAAGAAGTCTTACTACTTCCCGGTACCTCTCGGTCCTACAGAAATGAAGTCCGCTTCTAGAATCCGATTGGATTTCGATTTCTCTTATGGCCTTACAAATGATGGGGTGCATTGTGAAACGCTCCGCCAACGCCAGAAGAAAAAGTTGGATGTAAGCACTGGCGACTGGTCTTGGGCACCGCATAAATTCCTAGTGGATGGTGCTGATTATGTGGGTATGCCGGTCGAAAGCAAGGACTATGGCGATTTCGATACGGATATTCCTATCAACCAGTTCATTACAGTTTACCGTAAGAATGAATTTATTTGGGGTTATAGCCCGTCCCATCAGGAAATGACCACCAAGCGTGCCCATTACGAAATGGATGTCCATTTCGATGCTCCGTTCAATGTGTCTGACGGTTCTTACGTGCAGATTGACCAAACCAGCAGTACCGTGTACGTGAGGGGCTATGCCCAGGTTTCGGAACAGGGCTATATTACCCGCATCTGGGCGAACGGCCAGGAAATCAAGACGTATATCCAGAGACATGGTGACGAAATCTTCTTGATCGATGCCGAAAACAATGTTGACATTGCACATTACAATGTAACGAGTGGCAACGGCGCTATTGACTCGACAGGACTTTGGACTTTGAACATCCCTGTGAAGATGAAGATCGGTAGCAACAAGATTGACTTGACGATTTTCGCAGGAGCGAACCCGGAATGCGAAGAATGTGCCGAAAACGGCGGCTGTGCATTCATTAACCGCAATTACTACGTGCAGTTCACTCGCGGTAACATGACGCAGTCCTCGCTCACTATCAAGGATGAAGCTGGCAACCCGGTGACATCGCCGGCCGACCCGTCCAAGACTCGCTTCTATGTTTACCTGAACGACAAGGACAAGGCGGGTTCTTCTGCTCCGGTCGAAGTCCTGATTGTGAACAACAAGAAGAGCGATACCCTGAAGGTGAAGATGGTGGAAGACGCCTCTAACCCGGGTAGCTTCAAGAGCGCATTTGCCATTACGGCAACTTCTGTTGCGCCGGAAGCCAGAAACGGCAACCAGATTTCGTTCTTTGCCGGCGACACCATCCAGGTGATTTACGTGGACCCGGACGACGAAGAAGATGTCTCGAAGCAGAGCTTCTATGCCGAAGCCAAGTACCCCGAACCCACGAAGGTGCTGGCCCAGGATACCGACTGCGACAACGTGGCCGACAAACTCTTGGTAGAGTTCAGCAACACGCTCATTAGCGACTATAGCTTCGACAGCATTCGCGTGTTCTTGCCTGGCATGGCCGACACGGTGACCTTGAAGGTAGACGCCTCCAAGGCGCTCAACAAGTCCGAGGTGCAAGTCGACTTGCCGGCAACGCTTGGCATTGCCGAAAATGCGGCACCCTCTGGAAAGGCGACGGTTTACCTGAAGGCAGAAGGTGCAACCAACGCGACCAAGGTGGCCATTGGCGACGGCATTATGCCGCAGCTGTTGAGCGTGACGATTCTTGAAAACGAAGGTCATGAATATCCGGAAGATACCTTGATGGTCGCCTTTACCGAACCGGTGATCTTGGCGTCTGAAACGGAATGGCCCTTGGAAGTTGTGGGCGCTACGGGTGCTGTCTTTAGCGTGGTGGGTAGAGCTACCACCAGTAACGATGGCAAGAGCTGGATGTTTGCGCTTTCTGGAAACACGAACGGCCAGTTTATCAAGGAAGGCGTGACTGTCACCGTGAAGCCGAATTCCGTGGCCGACAATGCGTACAACTTGCTCGACCCGTCCTTGGCCTGTAAGACAGTCAAGGTGGTCGAAACGCCGAGGCCGGTACCTGTGACGCTTGCCGAAATGCGCGACAACGAAGGCGACGGCTACGCCGACGAACTCTACATGAAGTTTGCCAAGAAGCTCCGCGACAAGGACATGCTCGACAGCTTTGTGGTAGAATGGGGCTTGAAGGGCGAAATCAGGAACCTGAAGCCGGAATGGGAACATACGTTCGAATTCGGCGAACGCTGGGAAAAGGTCTCGTCTGTGGATTCTTCGGGCGCAACGCCTGTCGTAAAGATTGATTCTGTGCTCAAGAATGATACGGTGTCTGTCATTACGATCAAGTTCAATACCGTGAATGGATTTGCCCGCGGCGCAACCACAGGCCCGTACGGCACCTACGGCCGTGTGACTCCGCGCCTTGGCCCCGAAGGCGGATTCTTTGACAAGTTCTATCCGGTTGTCGACAAGTGCCCGCCGATTATTATGACGGCGGTGTGGCAGGGCTTTGACGTGGACGACGATTCTTACGGTTCCCGTGACTACGTGACCTTGACTCTGTCTGAACCGCTCGATACTGTTGCCGGCCACCCGTACGTGGTGGAACGTAGCCGCGACGGTTCTGCGGGTGTGTTCTTCAACCCGAGCCGCAACCCGAATCTCTCGGTAACCTACCTGACCAATTCGACGACGGTAAAGCTGGGCTACAGGCACAAGTATGACGAAGCCATTTGGATTGCCGACTCCGTGCGCCTGATTTCGGATATCGAGACGGGTTACTTCAAGGATATGGCGGGCCAGTATCCGGGCTATGCAACGCCTTGGGTGCCTGTGACCGGTACGGTGTCTAACATCAAGTTCACCATTACGGCGGTCGATGGCGTGACCAAGTCCAGAAACCCCGATTCCATTTACTACGGTGGAATCCCGCTGGATCCGAACGTGAACTTCCGCTTGACGACGCTTAACAAGAACGAAGAAACGATTGTGATTGCCGAAGGCGACAGCAAACTGCACGATGTGTTTAGCGCTCCGATCAGGGGGTACCGCAATGCAGGTCCGACGTTCATGATCGAAATCGCCTTGCCCGATGTGCTCGACAAGACCGAACTCGGCGAAGCCAAGCGAGACTACAAGGTCAACCTCGAAATGGATATCTTCAGCAACCTCGGCCACTACGTGAACAAGGCGACGTATTCGTTCATGTCTTCGACCATGCAGGAATACATTTCGGCGGCCAGTACCATGACCTTGTACCTGGAATGGTGCGCTCCGGAAGATTACCCTGTAAGCGCTTCGGGCAAGAAGATCGGTACTGGGCCTTACATTGCGAAGTTCAATACCGAGGCGAAGAGCGATTACCTGCCGGCGAAGGCTGACGATGGTGACCGCACCGAGGCTCTGAAGGATTCCGACACGTTTACCAGGACGTTTGGCTTCAGAAGGGCTAAAAAATAA